Proteins from a single region of Echeneis naucrates chromosome 14, fEcheNa1.1, whole genome shotgun sequence:
- the LOC115054556 gene encoding insulin receptor substrate 1-B, with translation MENQAAEPQNYEDVQKSGYLRKHKSMHRRFFVLRAASEHGPARLEYYENEKKFRSKSPVPKKVLNLETCFNINKRADSKNKHMIVLYTRSESFAIAADSEEVQNEWYQAMLDLQCNCKTPEDYGSSGECSSPSPVPTFKEVWQVKVWPKGLGHARNLVGIYRLCLTDKTVNFVKLNSDVAAVVLQLMNVRRCGHSENFFFIEVGRSAITGPGEFWMQVDDSVVAQNMHETLLEAMKALSEEFRQRSKSQSVGTSCGGGTASNPISVPSRRHHPNLPPSQVGFSRRARTETPGTGGSSTSTSPTSRHGFPRARTASIGARSEEGAASAKGTWASSSPSLNGSCSTTPTLRPKPTRAPTPAKITLSLARYTPNPAPSPAPSLSSSSGHGSECGLVGAAVGGITVCSYPRVSQRVSVSGSPSDYGSSDEYGSSPGEHSLLVPSLSGHHAHGDGSSSYLVMGQREGLLGSHHRSKGRRILRRSSSRESEAERRLLSKRASLPLAAHERLTPQRKDEDDEEAEEYAIMSQSANRQRADLHQGLAVGSGQMDVVGENRKRCDKSRGEVNTGQALDSGYMSMLPGVTSPPVSLSLSIGMSDTSAKPGADDEYMAMTPNNSVSPPQHIQQPSSEGYMVMSPNSTSSTDLHGLGMWESRASMESRAASDYMNISPVSSRSACSTPPSHPEQHQLQPKMFNSYFSLPRAYQHTLYTRFEEDLNKGEGKKDSSGHDSAGRGGGVGYSKRNKIAVRSAGGCQLSMSSSSFSSSSASSESLEDKSTSAGRGLSLLRSGAEYKSAGTCTKDGRHHQKRGSKSPKQQRRGCPLSVSSDIAKANTLPRVKENLPSSVSQNVGEYVSIVFKDDNKYQGGRCAESERGQPVIHGTLRPLNQPLLCHDNPANLPRSFSAPLSTSAEYVSMDLGKSATPLTPVRSTFSTPQGPSAVAPKARHEHGTSSPLATEGNAGYRTKVKMAAVPSDEPAPFTDSKGSDSSISARSAIHSSQSSSMDQETSLGFSPVKSFQSPERSSRLVRGDPQGRRCHHSETYSSPPSLPRHPPSSTSLFPEGNQAVSHRHGLDCSLWENGQAASLSATTAPQASTSSAEQGLNYIDLDLAIKESPQAGVERTSATYNIGGSAMGSNAGSSLNTYASIDFYKSEELRAHQNRKDGQGKSYWGN, from the coding sequence GTAAAACTCCTGAAGACTATGGCAGTAGTGGAGAGTGTAGCTCCCCATCTCCTGTTCCAACCTTCAAGGAAGTCTGGCAGGTCAAGGTTTGGCCTAAAGGTCTCGGGCATGCCAGGAACTTAGTGGGCATCTACCGGCTGTGCCTAACTGACAAAACAGTCAACTTTGTCAAACTCAACTCTGATGTGGCGGCTGTGGTGTTGCAGCTGATGAATGTTCGCAGATGTGGCCATTCGGAGAATTTTTTCTTCATTGAGGTGGGTCGCTCAGCGATTACGGGCCCTGGAGAGTTCTGGATGCAGGTGGACGACTCTGTGGTGGCTCAGAACATGCACGAGACCCTGCTGGAGGCCATGAAGGCCCTGAGTGAGGAGTTTCGTCAACGCAGCAAATCGCAGTCTGTTGGAACATCTTGTGGAGGTGGAACTGCTTCAAACCCCATCAGTGTCCCGAGCCGTCGTCATCATCCAAATCTGCCACCAAGCCAGGTGGGCTTCTCCAGACGAGCCCGCACAGAGACCCCTGGAACAGGAGGCAGCAGCACGAGCACTTCACCCACGTCTCGCCACGGATTTCCAAGGGCACGAACAGCCAGCATCGGCGCCCGGTCGGAGGAAGGCGCGGCAAGTGCCAAAGGGACATGGGCCAGCTCAAGCCCAAGTCTTAATGGATCATGCTCAACTACACCAACACTGAGGCCCAAGCCCACCAGGGCCCCAACTCCTGCTAAGATTACCCTCAGTCTTGCACGCTACACACCTAACCCCGCCCCCTCTCCTGCACCAAGTCTGTCCTCCAGCTCTGGTCATGGTTCAGAGTGTGGCCTAGTGGGGGCAGCAGTTGGAGGCATCACAGTCTGCTCCTACCCTCGTGTTTCTCAGAGAGTTTCTGTTTCAGGATCACCAAGCGACTATGGCTCCTCCGATGAGTACGGTTCCAGTCCAGGGGAGCACTCTCTTCTTGTGCCCAGTCTGTCTGGACATCATGCACATGGGGACGGCTCCTCCAGCTATTTAGTCATGGGACAGCGAGAGGGACTCCTTGGTTCCCACCATCGTTCCAAAGGCCGACGGATTCTACGGCGCTCATCCAGTCGGGAATCTGAGGCAGAACGAAGGCTACTAAGTAAGAGGGCTTCTCTGCCTTTGGCAGCTCATGAAAGACTGACCCcacagagaaaagatgaagatgatgaggaagcTGAAGAATATGCCATTATGTCGCAGAGTGCTAACAGACAGAGAGCTGATTTGCATCAAGGTCTGGCAGTTGGCAGTGGGCAGATGGATGTAGTTggggaaaacaggaaaaggtgTGACAAAAGCAGGGGAGAAGTCAACACAGGACAAGCTTTGGATAGTGGCTATATGTCAATGCTGCCTGGAGTGACGTCTCCACCcgtttcactttctctctcaatAGGTATGTCTGACACCAGTGCTAAACCTGGGGCAGATGATGAATATATGGCTATGACCCCCAACAACAGTGTGTCTCCTCCTCAGCACATCCAGCAGCCCAGCTCTGAGGGCTACATGGTCATGTCTCCAAATAGCACCAGCTCCACAGACCTGCATGGACTCGGTATGTGGGAAAGCAGGGCTAGCATGGAGAGCCGGGCCGCCAGTGACTACATGAACATCTCACCTGTCAGCAGCCGCTCTGCCTGCAGCACGCCGCCTTCCCACCCTGAGCAGCACCAGCTGCAGccaaaaatgtttaattcttATTTCTCCCTGCCACGGGCTTATCAACATACTCTCTATACTCGCTTTGAGGAAGACCTAAacaaaggagaaggaaaaaaggacaGCAGTGGGCATGATAGTGctggaaggggagggggagttGGATACAGCAAGAGAAACAAAATTGCAGTGCGCTCTGCAGGAGGTTGCCAACTCTCCATGTCTTCGTCTTCTTTCTCCTCTAGCTCCGCCAGCAGCGAAAGCCTGGAAGACAAGTCAACATCAGCAGGGAGAGGGTTAAGTTTATTAAGATCTGGAGCAGAGTACAAAAGTGCAGGAACATGCACAAAAGATGGACGCCACCATCAGAAGCGTGGCAGTAAGAGCCCAAAGCAACAGCGCAGGGGTTGTCCCCTCAGTGTGTCTTCAGACATTGCTAAAGCAAACACTCTACCCAGGGTGAAGGAGAATCTACCATCATCTGTGTCTCAAAATGTTGGTGAGTATGTTAGTATTGTGTTCAAAGATGACAATAAGTATCAAGGAGGACGATGTGCGGAATCTGAACGTGGACAGCCGGTGATCCACGGAACACTCCGACCCTTGAACCAACCACTGCTCTGCCACGATAATCCTGCTAACCTCCCCCGCAGTTTCTCTGCACCGTTGTCCACCTCTGCCGAATATGTCAGCATGGATTTAGGGAAGTCTGCAACGCCTCTGACTCCTGTTAGGTCCACATTCAGCACCCCACAGGGTCCATCAGCTGTTGCCCCCAAGGCTCGGCATGAACATGGCACATCCTCTCCTCTGGCGACAGAGGGCAACGCCGGGTACAGAACAAAAGTAAAGATGGCAGCAGTGCCATCAGATGAGCCTGCTCCATTTACAGACAGCAAAGGTTCAGATTCCAGCATTTCAGCGAGGTCTGCCATCCACTCTAGTCAGTCCTCATCCATGGACCAGGAGACAAGTTTGGGTTTTTCCCCAGTAAAGTCCTTCCAGTCCCCCGAACGAAGCAGCAGACTAGTCAGAGGTGACCCACAAGGACGGCGGTGTCACCACTCAGAGACGTATAGCTCACCTCCCTCCTTACCACGCCACCCACCCTCTTCTACCTCCCTCTTCCCAGAGGGCAACCAGGCAGTGAGCCATCGGCATGGTTTGGATTGCTCCCTGTGGGAGAATGGGCAGGCAGCTAGTTTGTCTGCCACAACTGCACCACAAGCCTCCACCTCGTCTGCTGAACAAGGCCTTAACTACATTGACCTTGACTTGGCCATTAAGGAGAGTCCTCAAGCTGGAGTGGAGCGTACCTCTGCCACCTACAACATCGGGGGAAGTGCAATGGGTAGCAATGCTGGGTCCAGCCTCAACACTTATGCCAGTATTGACTTCTATAAGTCAGAAGAACTGAGAGCACACCAGAACAGAAAGGATGGTCAAGGTAAGAGCTACTGGGGGAACTAA